In Canis lupus familiaris isolate Mischka breed German Shepherd chromosome 5, alternate assembly UU_Cfam_GSD_1.0, whole genome shotgun sequence, a genomic segment contains:
- the ALOX15 gene encoding polyunsaturated fatty acid lipoxygenase ALOX15 yields the protein MGLYRIRVSTGSSLCAGSQNQVQLWLVGQHGEAEIRKRLRPARGQETEFKVDVEEHLGPLLFVKLQKWHFLQDDAWFCNWISVQGPGDSGEEFTFPCYRWVEGSGILSLPEGTGRTVVDDPQDLFKDYREKELEKKRNLYRWGNWKDGLILNVVGATISDLPADERFLEDKRIDFEASLAKGLADLAIKDSLNLFTCWNDLDDFNRIFWCDQSKLAKKVRDSWKEDALFGYQFLNGANPMILRRSRQLPARLKFPPGMEELQIQLEQELQGGRLFEADFVLLDGIKANVILCSQQYLAAPLVMLKLQPDGKLLPMVIQLQLPRVGCPPPPLFLPTDPPMVWLLAKCWVRSSDFQIHELQSHLLRGHLMAEVITVATMRCLPSIHPIFKLLIPHLRYTLEINVRARTGLISDNGVFDQVVSTGGGGHVELLQRARAFLTYRSFCPPTDLANRGLLGVESSFYAQDALRLWEILYRYVQGIVYLHYKTNEAVRDDLELQTWCREITEVGLRGAQDQGFPNSLQSRDQMCHFLTMCIFTCTGQHSSTHLGQLDWYTWVPNAPCTMRLPPPTTKDVTLETVMATLPNCHQASLQMSITWQLGRRQPVMVALGQHQEEYFSGPGPKDVLKKFREELAVLEKEIETRNAKLDMPYQYLQPSLVENSVAI from the exons ATGGGTCTCTACCGCATCCGCGTGTCCACCGGCTCCTCGCTGTGCGCGGGCTCCCAAAACCAGGTGCAGCTGTGGCTCGTGGGCCAGCACGGGGAAGCGGAGATCCGGAAGCGCCTGCGGCCGGCGCGGGGCCAG GAGACGGAATTCAAGGTGGACGTGGAGGAGCACCTGGGGCCGTTGCTGTTCGTGAAACTGCAGAAATGGCACTTCCTTCAGGACGACGCCTGGTTCTGCAACTGGATCTCCGTGCAGGGCCCCGGGGACAGCGGGGAAGAGTTCACGTTCCCGTGCTACCGCTGGGTGGAAGGCAGTGGCATCTTGAGCCTCCCCGAGGGCACCG GCCGGACGGTGGTGGACGACCCTCAAGACTTGTTCAAGGACTACAGggaaaaggagctggaaaagaagAGGAACCTGTACCG GTGGGGTAACTGGAAGGATGGATTAATCCTGAATGTCGTTGGGGCCACGATCTCTGACCTCCCTGCAGATGAACGATTTCTGGAAGATAAGAGAATTGATTTTGAGGCTTCGCTGGCGAAGGG GCTGGCAGACCTAGCCATCAAAGACTCTTTAAATCTCTTCACTTGCTGGAATGATCTGGATGACTTCAACCGAATTTTCTGGTGTGACCAGAGCAAGTTGGCTA AGAAGGTGCGGGACTCCTGGAAAGAAGACGCCTTGTTTGGGTACCAGTTTCTCAACGGTGCTAACCCCATGATACTGAGGCGCTCCAGGCAGCTGCCTGCACGCCTGAAGTTCCCTCCGGGGATGGAGGAGCTGCAGATCCAGCTGGAGCAGGAGCTCCAG GGAGGCAGGCTGTTCGAGGCGGACTTCGTGCTGCTGGACGGGATCAAGGCCAATGTCATCTTGTGCAGCCAGCAGTACCTGGCCGCCCCTCTGGTCATGCTGAAACTGCAGCCTGATGGGAAACTGTTGCCCATGGTCATCCAG ctccagctgccaCGTGTGGGATGCCCTCCACCACCGCTTTTCCTGCCCACGGATCCCCCGATGGTCTGGCTCCTGGCCAAGTGCTGGGTCCGTAGCTCTGACTTTCAGATCCACGAGCTGCAGTCTCACCTTCTGCGGGGACACTTGATGGCAGAGGTCATCACCGTGGCCACCATGAGGTGCCTTCCGTCCATACACCCCATCTTCAAG cttctcATCCCCCATCTGCGCTACACCTTGGAAATTAACGTTCGGGCCAGGACGGGGCTCATCTCTGACAACGGTGTTTTCGACCAG GTGGTGAGCACAGGTGGCGGAGGCCACGTGGAGCTGCTCCAGCGAGCTAGAGCCTTCCTAACCTACCGCTCCTTCTGTCCTCCCACTGACCTGGCCAACCGGGGGCTCCTGGGAGTCGAGTCTTCCTTCTATGCGCAGGATGCTCTGCGGCTTTGGGAAATCCTCTACCG CTATGTGCAGGGCATCGTGTATCTCCACTACAAGACGAACGAGGCTGTGAGAGATGATCTGGAGCTGCAGACTTGGTGTCGAGAGATCACTGAGGTCGGGTTGCGGGGGGCTCAGGACCAAG GGTTCCCCAACTCCTTACAGTCCCGCGACCAGATGTGTCACTTTCTCACCATGTGTATATTCACCTGTACTGGCCAGCACTCGTCCACCCACCTGGGCCAG CTGGACTGGTACACTTGGGTCCCTAACGCGCCCTGCACCATGCGGCTGCCGCCTCCTACCACCAAGGACGTGACACTGGAGACAGTTATGGCAACACTGCCCAACTGCCATCAGGCCTCGCTGCAGATGTCCATCACCTGGCAGCTGGGCCGCCGCCAGCCTGTGATG GTGGCTCTGGGCCAGCACCAGGAGGAGTATTTTtcaggccctggacccaaggaCGTGCTGAAGAAGTTCAGGGAGGAGCTGGCTGTTTTGGAGAAGGAAATCGAGACCCGGAATGCAAAGCTGGACATGCCCTACCAGTACCTGCAGCCCAGCCtggtggaaaacagtgtggccaTCTGA